From Rhododendron vialii isolate Sample 1 chromosome 10a, ASM3025357v1, the proteins below share one genomic window:
- the LOC131303599 gene encoding aspartic proteinase nepenthesin-1, with protein sequence MASLPPPLTSLLFLTLALILIFVTPAFSISRRALDHGHDHLMKDGFRITLKHVDSAGNFTKFERLERAMKRGRHRLQKFSQMVLAATDSDMKSTVFPGNGEFLMKLSIGTPPESYSAILDTGSDLIWTQCKPCQQCYDQPTPVFDPKKSSSFSKMACSSDLCNALPTSSCGDGCEYLYSYGDYSSTQGILATETFTFDKVSVPKIGFGCGEDNEGSGFSQGAGLVGLGRGPLSLVTQLGKPKFSYCLTSIDENKPSTLFIGSQASVNTSSSGEDIKTTPLVKNPSQPSFYYLSLEGITVGSTNLPIKKSTFALNADGSGGLIIDSGTTITYLEDSAFALVKKAFTSQVKLPVDTSDSVGLDLCFSLPSGASSVEIPALVFHFAGGADLDLPGENYMIADSSLGVMCLAMGGSSGMSIFGNVQQQNMLVVHDLDKETLSFLPTECDTL encoded by the coding sequence ATGGCTTCACTACCACCTCCTCTaacctctctcctctttctcaccCTAGCTTTGATTCTCATATTCGTTACGCCAGCATTTTCCATCTCAAGACGAGCTCTTGATCATGGTCATGACCACCTGATGAAAGATGGTTTCAGAATTACTCTCAAGCACGTCGATTCAGCTGGAAACTTCACCAAGTTTGAGCGTTTAGAGCGCGCAATGAAGCGTGGGAGGCACAGGCTCCAAAAATTCAGTCAAATGGTTTTGGCAGCTACAGATTCAGACATGAAGTCCACCGTTTTTCCTGGAAACGGTGAGTTCCTAATGAAGTTATCAATAGGCACCCCACCGGAATCCTACTCAGCGATTTTGGATACCGGTAGCGACCTTATATGGACTCAATGCAAGCCTTGTCAACAATGTTATGATCAGCCCACGCCGGTGTTTGATCCGAAGAAGTCctcctctttttcaaaaatggcatGCTCTAGCGACCTGTGCAACGCCCTACCAACCTCAAGCTGTGGCGATGGATGCGAATATCTCTATAGTTATGGAGATTATTCCTCCACCCAAGGTATTTTGGCCACTGAAACTTTTACTTTCGATAAGGTCTCGGTACCGAAAATAGGGTTTGGTTGCGGCGAAGATAATGAGGGAAGTGGGTTCAGCCAGGGCGCAGGCCTGGTGGGCCTAGGACGCGGACCCTTGTCGCTTGTCACCCAGTTGGGTAAGCCCAAGTTCTCATATTGCTTAACTTCTATTGATGAAAATAAACCTAGCACCCTCTTCATTGGCTCCCAAGCAAGTGTGAATACATCAAGTAGTGGTGAGGATATCAAAACCACCCCTTTGGTTAAGAACCCATCACAACCCTCTTTTTACTATCTCTCCCTTGAAGGAATCACAGTTGGTAGCACTAACTTGCCTATCAAGAAATCCACTTTTGCTCTCAATGCTGATGGGAGTGGAGGCCTAATCATAGACTCCGGCACAACCATTACATATTTGGAGGACAGTGCTTTTGCTCTTGTCAAAAAGGCATTCACCTCTCAAGTAAAGCTTCCGGTGGACACATCCGATTCCGTCGGGCTCGATCTTTGCTTCTCATTGCCATCCGGTGCCAGTAGCGTGGAGATACCCGCGCTGGTTTTCCATTTCGCGGGTGGTGCGGATTTGGACTTACCGGGCGAAAACTACATGATCGCGGATTCGAGTTTGGGGGTGATGTGTTTGGCGATGGGGGGTTCAAGTGGAATGTCCATATTTGGGAATGTCCAGCAGCAGAACATGTTGGTGGTGCATGATTTAGACAAGGAAACCCTATCGTTTTTGCCGACGGAATGTGACACGTTGTGA